A single genomic interval of Roseomonas aeriglobus harbors:
- a CDS encoding thioredoxin domain-containing protein — translation MRFLTVLALATALTACGGGNSSNTTTVDNVTAAAPVAGKAAPAGTSWVDTVTRTPEGGWLMGNPDAPVKLVEYGSRTCHVCQEFDEKAFTPLTQNYVASGKVSYEFRDYLRNGADIAGALVGGCGGPGPFFTLLNQMYADQPRTLDVLQKLPQSYYEELGKLPLGQQATKFAEGAGYLDFVKQRGIPEAKARQCLADTAEATRLQKMNEKANQDYPIPGTPTFLLNGKMLENTVSWEQVEAALKAAGA, via the coding sequence ATGCGTTTCCTGACCGTCCTGGCCCTCGCCACTGCGCTCACCGCCTGCGGCGGCGGCAACAGCAGCAACACGACGACCGTCGACAACGTCACCGCCGCGGCACCCGTCGCGGGCAAGGCGGCACCGGCAGGGACCAGCTGGGTCGACACCGTCACCCGCACGCCCGAGGGCGGCTGGCTGATGGGTAACCCCGACGCACCGGTGAAGCTGGTCGAATATGGCAGCCGTACCTGCCACGTCTGCCAGGAGTTCGACGAAAAGGCGTTCACCCCGCTGACGCAGAATTATGTCGCGAGCGGCAAGGTGAGTTACGAATTCCGCGACTATCTGCGCAACGGCGCCGACATCGCCGGTGCGCTGGTCGGTGGTTGCGGCGGACCGGGGCCGTTCTTCACCCTCCTGAACCAGATGTATGCCGACCAGCCGCGCACGCTCGACGTGCTGCAGAAGCTGCCGCAGAGCTATTACGAGGAACTCGGCAAGCTGCCGCTCGGCCAGCAGGCGACGAAGTTCGCGGAAGGTGCGGGCTACCTCGATTTCGTCAAGCAGCGCGGCATCCCGGAAGCGAAGGCGCGCCAGTGCCTGGCCGACACCGCGGAAGCCACCCGGCTGCAGAAGATGAACGAGAAGGCCAACCAGGATTACCCGATCCCCGGCACGCCGACCTTCCTGCTGAACGGCAAGATGCTCGAGAATACGGTCAGCTGGGAACAGGTCGAAGCGGCGTTGAAGGCTGCGGGGGCGTAA
- the smc gene encoding chromosome segregation protein SMC, producing MRIKRLRLTGFKSFVDPADLRIEPGLTGVVGPNGCGKSNLLEALRWVMGETSAKSMRGAGMEDVIFAGTQARPARDFAEVSVLADQVIDVGTGQAEEFEVVRRIERGAGSAYRINGRDVRAKDVALAFADAATGAHSPALVSQGRIGAIIAAKPAERRAMLEEAAGIAGLHVRRKDAEAKLRATETNLARLDEVISDQEARAAQLKRQARQAERYRLLSSQIRVAEGRMIFARWRDAAAAADVAKAESKAAEALVTERSATVAETSAAQEAATRALADARTAALAARDRASEVGHALSALRAQKAAAERRLGELDEQMARLVDDRTREGALAHDAAEAIERLMAEGKMLDARIADAAARLPQIDAQLADAERTARDAEVALAQALAAQATEAAEARVAAAARDAARGRTDRVRRDVALLDRDRASLADAAPIAAERDRAAAARAEAVAAGDAARTVLETALAAERTAQDGRDAAQSARSAAHAELTAIDGEMRALAKTVQPSPRDRLLDRVQPAPGYERALAAALGDDLDVGLDPAAERHWAGAAPQPGDPVAPADTVALTDHVSAPEAIARRLAQVFVTADDAGQPLAVGQRLVTRAGVLRRWDGYVARSGGAAAAERLERVNRLRALEQARPAAAHAVAEADATLVAIDAAVAQARADATIARRTTDATELSAREATRAEDRAAATLERLAAQRGDLDSRAARLAEDAQDAEAELARAEAALAALPDGAETRLRVAALSTAAEAARGAVATVRAERAGVDRDAATARERAAAAAAEAKGWKARAGEAARRIADMAKRESTLAEERAGLAARPGQLADRIATTEQAAATARAEADALAAAERAAETALRTAESAARTAAEALSVAREARAGAMARAENQELRRVEMGRLSGERFECPAPLLPERAGFESAEVGSPADESARHERLTQDRERIGPVNLVAETELAELEAGALTNAQEREELALAVNRLRGSIGTLNREGRERLRAAFEAVDGHFRRLFTTLFNGGQAHLALVDSDDPLEAGLEIMAQPPGKRLQSLTLLSGGEQALTAVALIFALFLTNPAPICVLDEVDAPLDDANIDRFCDLLDRMVAETDTRYLIVTHNAATMSRMHRLFGVTMVEKGVSRLVSVDLGGAEGLLAAE from the coding sequence ATGCGCATCAAGCGCCTGCGGCTGACCGGCTTCAAGAGCTTCGTCGACCCCGCCGACCTGCGCATCGAACCCGGTCTGACCGGCGTCGTCGGCCCGAACGGCTGCGGCAAGTCCAACCTGCTCGAAGCGTTGCGATGGGTGATGGGCGAGACCAGCGCCAAGTCGATGCGCGGCGCCGGCATGGAGGACGTGATCTTCGCCGGCACCCAGGCCCGGCCCGCGCGCGACTTCGCCGAAGTGTCCGTGCTGGCCGACCAGGTGATCGACGTCGGCACGGGTCAGGCGGAAGAATTCGAGGTCGTCCGTCGGATCGAACGCGGGGCAGGCAGCGCCTACCGGATCAACGGCCGCGACGTGCGCGCGAAGGACGTCGCGCTCGCCTTTGCCGACGCCGCGACCGGCGCACATTCGCCGGCACTGGTCAGCCAGGGGCGGATCGGCGCGATCATCGCCGCCAAGCCCGCCGAACGCCGCGCGATGCTGGAGGAGGCTGCGGGAATCGCCGGGCTGCACGTCCGCCGCAAGGATGCGGAAGCAAAGCTGCGGGCGACGGAAACCAACCTCGCACGGCTCGACGAGGTCATTTCCGACCAGGAGGCCCGCGCCGCGCAGCTGAAGCGCCAGGCGCGGCAGGCCGAACGCTATCGGCTGTTGTCGTCGCAGATCCGCGTGGCGGAGGGGCGAATGATCTTCGCCCGCTGGCGTGACGCGGCAGCGGCGGCCGATGTCGCGAAAGCGGAAAGCAAGGCGGCCGAGGCACTGGTCACCGAGCGATCGGCGACGGTGGCGGAGACGAGCGCGGCGCAGGAGGCAGCGACGCGTGCCCTGGCCGATGCCCGCACCGCCGCGCTTGCCGCGCGTGATCGGGCAAGCGAGGTCGGCCACGCCCTGTCGGCGCTGCGCGCGCAAAAGGCGGCCGCCGAGCGGCGCCTGGGCGAGCTTGACGAGCAGATGGCGCGGCTCGTCGATGACCGGACGCGCGAAGGCGCCCTGGCGCACGACGCCGCCGAGGCGATCGAGCGGTTGATGGCGGAGGGCAAGATGCTCGACGCGCGGATCGCCGACGCGGCAGCGCGACTGCCACAGATCGATGCGCAGCTGGCGGACGCCGAGCGCACGGCACGCGATGCCGAGGTCGCGCTGGCGCAGGCGTTGGCGGCACAGGCGACCGAAGCGGCCGAGGCGCGCGTCGCCGCTGCCGCGCGCGATGCCGCGCGCGGGCGGACCGATCGGGTGCGGCGTGACGTGGCACTGCTCGACCGCGACCGCGCGAGCCTTGCCGATGCCGCACCGATCGCGGCGGAGCGGGACCGGGCGGCGGCCGCCCGGGCCGAGGCGGTCGCGGCGGGTGACGCCGCGCGCACCGTGCTGGAAACGGCGCTGGCCGCCGAACGCACCGCGCAGGACGGGCGCGATGCGGCACAGTCCGCCCGATCGGCCGCACATGCCGAGCTGACCGCGATCGACGGCGAAATGCGTGCGCTGGCCAAGACGGTCCAGCCGAGCCCGCGCGACCGATTGCTCGACCGCGTACAGCCGGCACCGGGCTATGAGCGCGCCTTGGCCGCGGCGCTGGGCGACGATCTCGACGTGGGGCTCGACCCGGCTGCCGAACGACACTGGGCTGGCGCGGCGCCCCAGCCGGGCGATCCGGTCGCGCCCGCCGATACGGTCGCGCTAACGGATCACGTCAGCGCACCGGAGGCAATTGCGCGGCGGCTGGCGCAGGTGTTCGTGACCGCCGACGACGCCGGCCAGCCGCTTGCGGTCGGGCAGCGGCTGGTAACGCGCGCGGGTGTGCTGCGGCGGTGGGATGGCTATGTCGCGCGGAGCGGCGGCGCCGCGGCGGCGGAGCGGCTGGAGCGGGTGAATCGCCTGCGCGCGCTGGAGCAGGCGCGGCCGGCAGCGGCGCATGCGGTGGCCGAGGCCGATGCAACGCTTGTCGCGATCGATGCCGCCGTCGCACAGGCGCGGGCCGATGCGACGATCGCGCGGCGAACGACCGATGCCACCGAACTGTCCGCTCGCGAGGCGACGCGGGCGGAGGATCGGGCGGCGGCGACACTCGAACGACTGGCGGCGCAGCGCGGCGATCTCGATTCCCGCGCCGCGCGATTGGCCGAGGACGCGCAGGATGCCGAGGCGGAGCTGGCGCGGGCGGAGGCGGCGCTCGCGGCGCTGCCCGATGGCGCGGAGACGCGTCTTCGCGTTGCGGCCCTGTCGACCGCGGCGGAGGCAGCGCGCGGGGCCGTGGCGACGGTGCGGGCCGAGCGCGCGGGGGTCGATCGCGACGCCGCTACCGCGCGGGAACGCGCCGCGGCGGCGGCGGCGGAGGCGAAGGGGTGGAAGGCGCGCGCCGGTGAGGCCGCCCGCCGCATCGCCGATATGGCCAAACGCGAATCGACGCTGGCGGAGGAGCGCGCCGGGCTCGCGGCGCGGCCGGGACAGCTGGCCGACCGTATCGCCACGACCGAGCAGGCCGCGGCCACCGCACGCGCCGAGGCCGATGCGCTCGCCGCGGCCGAGCGTGCGGCGGAGACCGCTTTGCGCACGGCCGAGAGCGCGGCACGGACGGCGGCCGAAGCGCTATCGGTCGCGCGCGAGGCCCGCGCCGGTGCGATGGCCCGGGCCGAAAACCAGGAATTGCGCCGGGTCGAGATGGGCCGGTTGTCGGGCGAGCGCTTCGAATGTCCCGCGCCGCTGCTGCCCGAGCGCGCCGGTTTCGAATCCGCCGAGGTCGGTTCGCCCGCCGACGAATCGGCACGCCACGAACGGCTGACTCAGGATCGCGAGCGGATCGGACCGGTCAATCTGGTCGCCGAGACCGAACTCGCCGAACTGGAGGCAGGCGCGCTGACCAATGCCCAGGAGCGAGAAGAATTGGCGCTTGCGGTCAATCGCCTGCGCGGATCGATCGGCACGCTCAATCGCGAGGGGCGCGAACGGCTGCGCGCCGCGTTCGAGGCGGTCGACGGGCATTTCCGGCGGCTGTTCACGACGTTGTTCAATGGCGGCCAAGCGCATCTGGCGCTCGTCGACTCGGACGACCCGCTGGAGGCCGGGCTGGAGATCATGGCGCAACCACCGGGCAAGCGGCTGCAATCGCTGACCCTGCTGTCGGGCGGCGAGCAGGCGCTGACCGCGGTCGCGCTGATCTTCGCGCTGTTCCTGACCAACCCCGCACCGATCTGTGTGCTGGACGAAGTTGACGCGCCGCTGGACGACGCGAACATCGACCGGTTCTGCGACCTGCTCGACCGGATGGTGGCGGAAACCGACACCCGCTACCTGATCGTGACGCACAATGCCGCGACGATGAGCCGCATGCACCGATTGTTCGGGGTAACGATGGTCGAGAAGGGAGTCAGTCGGCTGGTGTCGGTCGATCTGGGCGGCGCGGAGGGGTTGCTGGCGGCGGAGTGA
- the ribA gene encoding GTP cyclohydrolase II, whose amino-acid sequence MRAVPQLAQTVRSRPHHHRVRPLSDAKATARAIDALRRGWPVSVGALTLLAIETADTARLEAFDPETRAGVLLSAGRAATLKLANQRDAAVPDAPVLIDRAPWLDFVTATALADPQRDLATPLKGPFRAIAVPHAEDAAAALLLARVAGVLPAFFVREDETGDVAITRDDIAAHEDATRLVIATRARLPVAAIEDAEIVAFRTPEAAGEHVALILGRPDGTPPLVRLHSECLTGDVLGSLKCDCGPQLNEALARIAGGGWGILLYLRQEGRGIGLVNKLRAYALQDQGFDTVDANTRLGFAIDARDFRVAARMLDLLGQRDVRLLTNNPAKVAGLEAAGISVAERVPLMLPANPHNAKYLETKRDRTGHQL is encoded by the coding sequence ATGCGAGCCGTGCCGCAGTTGGCTCAAACCGTCCGATCACGTCCCCATCATCACCGAGTTCGACCTTTGAGCGACGCGAAGGCGACCGCCCGCGCGATCGACGCGCTGCGGCGCGGCTGGCCGGTATCGGTCGGCGCGCTGACATTGCTCGCGATCGAGACGGCCGACACGGCGCGGCTGGAGGCGTTCGATCCCGAGACCAGGGCCGGGGTGCTGCTGTCGGCCGGGCGTGCAGCAACGCTGAAGCTTGCCAACCAGCGTGACGCCGCCGTGCCCGATGCGCCGGTGCTGATCGACCGCGCGCCATGGCTCGACTTCGTGACGGCGACCGCACTCGCCGACCCGCAGCGCGACCTGGCGACACCGCTGAAGGGCCCTTTCCGCGCGATCGCCGTGCCGCACGCCGAGGATGCCGCCGCCGCCCTGCTGCTGGCGCGGGTTGCCGGAGTGCTGCCGGCTTTTTTCGTCCGCGAAGATGAGACCGGCGACGTCGCGATCACGCGCGATGACATCGCCGCGCATGAGGATGCGACCCGTCTCGTCATCGCCACCCGCGCGCGCTTGCCCGTCGCGGCGATCGAAGATGCCGAGATCGTCGCGTTCCGTACGCCCGAGGCCGCCGGCGAGCATGTCGCGCTGATCCTCGGCCGCCCCGACGGCACGCCGCCGCTGGTGCGGCTGCACAGCGAATGCCTGACGGGCGACGTGCTCGGCAGTCTCAAATGCGATTGCGGCCCGCAACTCAATGAGGCGCTGGCCAGGATCGCCGGCGGCGGCTGGGGTATCCTGCTCTACCTGCGGCAGGAGGGGCGCGGGATCGGCCTGGTCAACAAGTTGCGCGCCTATGCGCTTCAGGACCAGGGGTTCGACACGGTCGATGCCAACACGCGGCTCGGCTTTGCGATCGACGCACGCGATTTCCGCGTGGCGGCGCGGATGCTCGACCTGCTCGGGCAGCGCGACGTGCGGTTGCTAACGAACAATCCGGCAAAGGTCGCGGGGTTGGAAGCGGCCGGAATTTCGGTCGCCGAGCGCGTGCCGCTGATGCTGCCGGCGAACCCGCATAACGCCAAATATCTGGAGACGAAGCGGGACCGGACCGGACATCAGCTCTGA
- a CDS encoding exodeoxyribonuclease III → MTLSIASWNINSVRFRIGIVEQFLIEESPDILCLQETKVIDADFPAAAFRALGYDHVIIHGQRMHHGVAIVSRVPLIEDDRLDWQANGEARHVGVRLPNGLRLENVYVPAGGDVPDRDVNPKFGQKLDFVERMTRWSETLDVPTVLTGDFNIAPLPEDVWSHKALLDTVSHTAVEVEALDRLQKAHGWVDLGRKFHPAPARLHTWWSYRAKDWAASDRGRRLDHMWASPAVADKAVAHRVCEPCRSWLKPSDHVPIITEFDL, encoded by the coding sequence ATGACCCTCAGCATCGCGTCCTGGAACATCAATTCCGTCCGCTTCCGCATCGGCATCGTCGAGCAGTTCCTCATCGAGGAATCGCCGGACATCCTGTGCCTGCAGGAAACCAAGGTCATCGACGCGGACTTCCCCGCCGCCGCGTTCCGGGCGCTGGGCTATGACCATGTCATCATCCACGGCCAGCGGATGCATCACGGCGTCGCGATCGTCAGCCGGGTGCCGCTTATCGAAGACGACCGGCTCGACTGGCAGGCGAATGGCGAGGCGCGGCATGTCGGGGTACGCTTGCCGAACGGCCTGCGGCTGGAGAATGTCTACGTCCCTGCCGGCGGCGACGTACCCGACCGCGACGTGAACCCGAAGTTCGGCCAGAAGCTCGATTTCGTCGAGCGGATGACGCGCTGGTCGGAGACGCTCGACGTGCCGACGGTGCTGACCGGCGACTTCAACATCGCGCCTCTCCCGGAGGATGTGTGGAGCCACAAGGCGCTGCTCGACACGGTCAGCCATACGGCCGTAGAGGTCGAAGCGCTCGACCGGCTGCAAAAGGCGCACGGCTGGGTCGATCTCGGCCGCAAGTTCCACCCCGCCCCCGCGCGCCTCCACACGTGGTGGAGCTACCGCGCCAAGGACTGGGCGGCGTCGGACCGCGGGCGGCGGCTCGACCATATGTGGGCGAGCCCCGCGGTTGCCGACAAGGCGGTGGCGCACCGCGTATGCGAGCCGTGCCGCAGTTGGCTCAAACCGTCCGATCACGTCCCCATCATCACCGAGTTCGACCTTTGA
- a CDS encoding outer membrane lipoprotein carrier protein LolA, whose translation MFKPLFLTAMVVAMAAPAVAQTAPEIVQVQRHLQAVSTMTANFSQTDRAGKVLTGTVTLKKPGKVRFQYEKNVPILIVGDGKDLWFLDYSVGQKSRWPVGNSPLGVLLDPNKDISRYATVQPTSNPGVVSLEVRDPKRPEFGRITLIFAKQASAPGGLMLQGWVALDSQGNRTSIRLSNQQFGVPVSDQAFKWRDPKRGSVRN comes from the coding sequence ATGTTCAAGCCACTTTTTTTGACCGCCATGGTGGTCGCCATGGCGGCGCCCGCCGTCGCGCAGACCGCGCCGGAGATCGTGCAGGTGCAGCGGCATCTGCAGGCCGTTTCGACGATGACCGCCAATTTCAGTCAGACCGACCGCGCCGGAAAGGTGCTGACGGGCACGGTGACGCTCAAGAAGCCGGGCAAGGTGCGGTTCCAGTATGAGAAGAACGTGCCGATCCTGATCGTCGGCGACGGCAAGGACCTGTGGTTCCTCGACTATTCGGTCGGGCAGAAGTCGCGATGGCCGGTCGGCAATTCGCCTTTGGGCGTGCTGCTCGATCCGAACAAGGACATCTCGCGCTATGCGACGGTCCAGCCGACCAGCAATCCCGGCGTGGTCAGTCTGGAAGTACGCGATCCCAAGCGACCCGAATTCGGGCGAATCACTCTGATCTTTGCCAAGCAGGCGTCCGCGCCGGGCGGGCTGATGCTTCAGGGCTGGGTCGCGCTGGATAGCCAGGGCAATCGGACATCGATCCGCTTGTCGAATCAGCAGTTCGGGGTGCCTGTCAGCGACCAAGCGTTCAAATGGCGCGATCCGAAGAGGGGGTCGGTACGGAACTGA
- a CDS encoding DNA translocase FtsK 4TM domain-containing protein, with product MASRAAPYLWRDTVKAGARRSGAMLTAVLLIVGTIALACALASYHSGDPSLNTAAGGPVRNLLGVPGAYAADALFVLFGPAVALVLPLGLVFASRLWRDVPLGRWGRMLRTTLIGVALMASAFAFLSSEAVMALPGGWGGVVGLAVADAVRWGVALIGNEAAELWAMRIIGVAVGLIGVFVWTRGVNLDLPEARLPRLRRASSPRTRSRPGEIDAYDVFDDEDVEDAADDAPVATGPAPRKVAVPIDRPGPLIADRQVAPAPAAKKEARQQSLDLRDNYKLPPLDLLKPPPPNANPTIDKAALERNARLLESVLDDFKVKGAIVEVRPGPVVTMYELEPEPGIKATRVIALADDIARNMSAISARVATIPGRTVIGIELPNARREAVALQELIGSDAFDAAQGLPLVLGKNIAGDPVVADLAPMPHLLVAGTTGSGKSVGLNSMILSLLYRLTPDQCRMIMIDPKMLELSIYKGIPHLLADVVTDPPKAVRALKWAVEQMEDRYRMMASVNVRSLASFNEKVRAAKAKGQTLGRKVHVGYDDNGKPMYEEETLDLNPLPQIVIIVDELADLMMTAGKEVEFLIQRLAQKARAAGIHLIMATQRPSVDVITGVIKANLPTRISFHVTSKIDSRTILGEQGAEQLLGKGDMLYMPGGRGTARVHGPFVSDDEVQAVADFWRAQGEPEYIDAVTNDPEEGGFALDGAPIGDDTPENALYRQAVQHVAQSQKASTSWLQRQLRVGYNSAARLIERMEKDGLVGKPDHVGRREVLMDEDGRPLA from the coding sequence ATGGCGAGCCGGGCTGCGCCGTATCTTTGGCGGGACACGGTGAAGGCCGGCGCGCGGCGATCGGGGGCGATGCTGACGGCGGTGCTGCTGATCGTCGGCACGATCGCGCTCGCCTGTGCGTTGGCGAGCTATCATTCGGGTGACCCGTCGTTGAACACCGCGGCCGGCGGCCCGGTGCGCAACCTGCTGGGCGTGCCCGGCGCCTATGCCGCGGACGCACTGTTCGTCCTGTTCGGCCCGGCGGTCGCGCTGGTGTTGCCGCTTGGACTTGTCTTCGCCTCGCGTCTGTGGCGCGACGTTCCGCTCGGACGCTGGGGGCGGATGCTGCGCACGACGCTGATCGGTGTCGCGCTGATGGCGAGCGCCTTTGCTTTTTTGTCATCCGAGGCGGTGATGGCGCTGCCCGGCGGATGGGGCGGCGTCGTCGGGCTGGCGGTGGCCGATGCGGTGCGGTGGGGCGTCGCGCTGATCGGCAACGAAGCGGCCGAGCTCTGGGCGATGCGAATCATCGGGGTCGCGGTGGGGCTGATCGGCGTCTTCGTCTGGACGCGCGGGGTCAATCTCGACCTGCCCGAAGCCCGCCTGCCGCGCCTGCGCCGCGCGTCGTCGCCGCGGACGCGTAGCCGACCCGGCGAGATCGACGCCTACGACGTATTCGATGATGAGGACGTCGAAGATGCTGCGGACGATGCGCCCGTCGCCACCGGTCCCGCCCCGCGCAAGGTTGCGGTGCCGATCGACCGTCCGGGCCCGCTGATCGCCGACCGCCAGGTGGCGCCCGCCCCGGCGGCAAAGAAGGAAGCCCGCCAGCAGAGCCTGGACCTGCGCGACAATTACAAGCTGCCGCCGCTCGACCTGCTCAAACCCCCGCCGCCCAATGCCAACCCGACGATCGACAAGGCCGCGCTGGAGCGCAACGCGCGCCTGCTCGAAAGCGTGCTCGACGACTTCAAGGTGAAGGGCGCGATCGTCGAGGTTCGCCCGGGCCCGGTCGTGACGATGTACGAGCTCGAGCCCGAACCCGGCATCAAGGCGACCCGCGTCATCGCGCTGGCCGACGACATCGCGCGCAACATGTCGGCGATTTCGGCGCGTGTCGCGACGATTCCGGGCCGCACCGTCATCGGCATCGAACTGCCCAACGCCCGGCGCGAGGCGGTGGCACTGCAGGAACTGATCGGCAGCGACGCGTTCGACGCCGCACAGGGCCTGCCGCTGGTGCTCGGCAAGAATATCGCCGGCGATCCCGTCGTCGCCGATCTCGCGCCGATGCCCCACCTGCTCGTCGCGGGCACGACCGGTTCGGGCAAGTCGGTCGGCCTCAACAGCATGATCCTGTCGCTGCTCTACCGGCTGACCCCGGACCAGTGCCGGATGATCATGATCGACCCCAAGATGCTCGAACTCAGCATCTACAAGGGCATCCCGCACCTGCTGGCCGACGTCGTCACCGATCCGCCCAAGGCCGTCCGTGCGCTGAAATGGGCAGTCGAGCAGATGGAGGACCGCTATCGCATGATGGCGAGCGTCAACGTCCGCTCCCTCGCCAGCTTCAACGAAAAGGTGCGCGCGGCGAAGGCCAAGGGGCAGACGTTGGGCCGCAAGGTTCACGTCGGCTACGACGACAACGGCAAGCCGATGTACGAGGAGGAGACGCTCGACCTCAATCCGCTGCCGCAGATCGTCATCATCGTCGACGAGCTTGCCGACCTGATGATGACCGCGGGCAAGGAAGTCGAATTCCTGATCCAGCGCCTGGCGCAAAAGGCGCGTGCGGCGGGCATCCACCTGATCATGGCGACGCAGCGCCCGTCGGTCGACGTCATCACCGGCGTCATCAAGGCGAACCTGCCGACGCGAATCAGCTTCCACGTCACGTCGAAGATCGATTCGCGCACCATCCTGGGCGAACAGGGCGCCGAACAGCTACTGGGGAAGGGCGACATGCTCTACATGCCCGGCGGCCGCGGCACCGCGCGTGTCCACGGGCCGTTCGTGAGCGACGACGAGGTCCAGGCCGTCGCCGACTTCTGGCGTGCGCAGGGCGAGCCTGAATATATCGACGCGGTCACCAACGACCCCGAAGAGGGCGGCTTCGCGCTGGACGGCGCGCCGATCGGCGACGACACGCCCGAGAATGCGCTCTACCGCCAGGCCGTCCAGCATGTCGCACAGAGCCAGAAGGCCTCGACCAGCTGGCTCCAGCGCCAGCTGCGCGTCGGCTATAATTCCGCCGCGCGCCTGATCGAACGGATGGAAAAGGACGGCCTGGTCGGCAAACCCGATCACGTCGGCCGCCGCGAAGTGCTGATGGACGAGGACGGTCGGCCGTTGGCGTGA
- a CDS encoding UbiH/UbiF/VisC/COQ6 family ubiquinone biosynthesis hydroxylase, protein MNRADVLILGGGLVGSALGVALSAHGLTSIIVDIADKDTILAAGFDGRASAIASAPYRMLSAIGVIDRLAGVGCPIEGIRVSDGLDPGALDFAPDEPGDALGTMFENRHLRRALLEAAEGAEHVDLRMTTRAVSIDRGPFGVTATLSDGSTVHAPLLIAAEGRNSPTREAAGLRVARWTYDHAAMVSSFHHAESHENIAYEIFYPSGPFALLPLVDDEEGHRSAIVWSVRASDAPGMLKLSDRAWLHEAEKRMGGFLGPLSKLTRRQSYPLGFHHAATITAERLALVGDAAHGIHPIAGQGVNVGFRDVATLVEVLVEGKRMGLDLGDAQLLARYERWRSLDTFMVSVATDGLTRLFGVPGKTASAVRRFGLSTVQRIPALKDRFMAEARGESGQVPKLLSGLMV, encoded by the coding sequence ATGAACCGCGCAGACGTTCTCATCCTCGGCGGCGGGCTGGTCGGCAGTGCGCTGGGTGTCGCGCTGTCGGCTCATGGCCTGACCAGTATCATCGTCGACATCGCCGACAAGGACACGATCCTGGCCGCCGGCTTCGACGGCCGCGCCTCGGCGATCGCCAGCGCACCGTACCGGATGCTGTCGGCGATCGGTGTGATCGACCGGCTGGCCGGGGTCGGCTGCCCGATCGAAGGCATCCGGGTGAGCGACGGGCTGGATCCGGGCGCGCTCGACTTCGCTCCCGACGAACCCGGCGACGCGCTCGGCACGATGTTCGAGAACCGCCATTTGCGCCGCGCGCTGTTGGAGGCGGCGGAAGGGGCCGAGCACGTCGACCTGCGGATGACGACGCGCGCGGTGTCGATCGATCGCGGTCCGTTCGGCGTCACCGCGACGCTGAGTGATGGATCGACCGTCCACGCCCCCCTTTTGATCGCAGCCGAGGGACGCAATTCGCCGACGCGCGAGGCGGCCGGCCTGCGTGTCGCGCGCTGGACCTACGACCATGCCGCTATGGTCTCGTCGTTCCACCACGCCGAGAGCCACGAGAACATCGCGTACGAGATCTTCTACCCCAGCGGCCCGTTCGCGCTGCTGCCATTGGTCGACGACGAAGAGGGGCATCGCTCGGCGATCGTCTGGTCGGTGCGGGCGAGCGACGCGCCGGGCATGCTGAAACTGAGCGATCGCGCCTGGCTGCACGAGGCGGAAAAACGCATGGGCGGGTTCCTGGGGCCACTCAGCAAGCTCACGCGGCGGCAAAGCTATCCGCTCGGCTTTCACCATGCCGCGACGATCACGGCCGAACGGCTGGCGCTGGTCGGCGACGCCGCGCACGGCATCCACCCGATCGCGGGCCAGGGCGTCAACGTCGGTTTCCGCGACGTGGCGACGCTGGTCGAAGTGCTGGTCGAGGGCAAGCGGATGGGCCTCGACCTGGGCGATGCGCAACTGCTCGCGCGCTACGAACGCTGGCGCAGCCTGGACACCTTCATGGTCTCGGTCGCGACCGATGGCCTCACGCGTCTGTTCGGAGTCCCCGGCAAGACCGCCAGCGCGGTACGGCGGTTCGGACTGTCGACAGTCCAGCGGATCCCGGCGCTGAAGGACAGGTTCATGGCCGAAGCGCGCGGCGAAAGCGGCCAGGTGCCGAAACTGCTTTCAGGGTTGATGGTTTGA